In the Persephonella hydrogeniphila genome, one interval contains:
- a CDS encoding sigma-54-dependent transcriptional regulator gives MEKGRIMIVDDEEDILQSFQVILEEEGYSVKTVSDAKEALNILKNEDFDLVLSDMRMPGMTGEEFLIELRKFNKITSFIVMTAYGTIENAVKCMKEGAFHYITKPVNFNDPTVWKLIEEAVEKAKILKENIKLKTELNTMKSDIKFIITNNSAMFNVIEFIKKVAPFDNTVLIYGESGVGKELVARAIHQLSRRKDKPFIAVNCANLSRELVEAELFGYKKGAFTGATQDRKGILEKANGGTVFLDEIGEIPFDMQAKLLRFLEEKEIRRVGDDRPIKVDVRIIAATNRNLKKMIEEGNFRDDLYYRIAGFKIEIPPLRERKDDIPLLINHFIEKYNQKYQKNIRGIKPEALRLLVSYDWPGNVRQLESVISKAIILADDGEFIEENHLDPEIKVSEEKFPFEYSKAKKSYMERFMKTYLGVILSITGGNISQAAKLAKIERQSLQKLLRKHNIDPSKYRKQA, from the coding sequence ATGGAAAAAGGAAGGATAATGATAGTAGACGATGAAGAAGACATACTCCAGTCTTTTCAGGTTATATTGGAGGAAGAGGGTTACAGTGTAAAAACGGTATCTGATGCAAAAGAAGCGTTGAACATACTAAAAAACGAAGATTTTGACCTTGTGCTCTCTGATATGAGAATGCCGGGAATGACAGGTGAGGAATTCTTAATTGAACTCAGAAAGTTCAATAAAATCACAAGTTTTATAGTTATGACAGCTTACGGAACAATAGAAAATGCTGTCAAATGTATGAAAGAAGGAGCTTTCCATTATATAACAAAACCGGTTAATTTTAATGATCCTACAGTGTGGAAGCTCATAGAAGAAGCAGTAGAAAAAGCAAAAATACTGAAAGAAAATATAAAACTAAAAACAGAACTCAACACTATGAAATCTGATATAAAATTCATCATAACAAACAACTCAGCAATGTTTAATGTAATAGAGTTTATCAAGAAAGTAGCTCCATTCGATAATACTGTTCTCATCTACGGAGAAAGTGGTGTTGGGAAAGAACTCGTAGCAAGAGCTATACACCAGTTGAGTCGGAGAAAAGACAAACCTTTTATAGCCGTCAACTGTGCCAATCTATCCAGAGAGTTAGTAGAAGCAGAGCTTTTCGGATACAAAAAAGGAGCATTTACAGGAGCAACTCAGGACAGGAAAGGTATACTGGAAAAAGCCAACGGAGGAACTGTTTTCTTAGACGAAATAGGAGAGATCCCCTTTGATATGCAGGCAAAACTTCTACGATTTTTGGAAGAAAAAGAGATAAGAAGAGTAGGAGACGACAGACCAATAAAAGTAGATGTAAGAATAATAGCAGCAACAAACAGAAATCTGAAAAAAATGATAGAAGAAGGCAACTTCAGGGATGACCTGTACTACAGGATAGCCGGATTCAAAATAGAGATACCTCCTTTAAGAGAAAGAAAAGATGATATACCTCTCTTAATCAACCATTTTATAGAAAAGTACAATCAGAAATACCAGAAAAATATCAGAGGAATAAAACCTGAAGCTCTCAGATTGCTTGTTTCGTATGACTGGCCAGGTAATGTCAGACAATTGGAAAGCGTAATATCTAAAGCTATAATCCTTGCAGATGATGGAGAATTTATAGAAGAAAACCATCTGGATCCAGAGATAAAAGTCTCAGAAGAAAAGTTCCCATTCGAGTACAGCAAAGCAAAAAAAAGCTATATGGAAAGATTTATGAAAACATACTTGGGCGTTATTCTTTCGATAACAGGAGGTAATATCTCACAGGCTGCAAAATTAGCCAAAATAGAAAGACAATCTCTACAAAAACTGCTTAGAAAACATAATATAGACCCATCAAAATACAGAAAACAGGCTTGA
- a CDS encoding endonuclease MutS2, whose translation MLKTRQMRKKDLEILEVNRFLKELSEFTINEKTKEKVLSVKPEIEKSRVEKKVLLTKEFLSVLEKEGYIPLSEYPDISESLNLLSIQDSVLSSQEILDIAQILNISRTLKNFLSDKVKYTQHLYRIYRELYSSRETERIIKDSIDESGMVKDTASRDLAGIRKSIKDVEKQILSILENIINNQKYSDIIQERLITVRRDRYVIPVKQNFSKKIQGIIQDRSSSGQTVYLEPVSVIELNNRLSDLKLREHIEVRKVLKFLTDILRDKINSIRKTFEGIIQLDYLYTVGKYSKKFSAVFPEFSDRFELLEARHPLFLILEKDFHPIDIKVNRGVVITGPNTGGKTVALKTAGLMSILVQSGIPVPVAEGSKIPLVDGVFADIGDMQSIEQNLSTFSAHIVNIKEILEEITENSLILLDELIPGTDPDEGSAIGIGILEKLKKTGCFIMATTHFKQIKIYALSDDYFDVASVGFDREKLSPTYTIHYNSVGESMAFYIAERLGFDFEILETARKYVDETYLKFEKAIKELEFYKTNYESELSKVKELKKQLKEEKERYAELSKELEEQKKSKWEIVQKEAEEYLKNIRKEGYRILQEIKTSKSGKRLEEFIKEEKGKRFILEKEGETPQIDIGDKVKLKGKNTTGEVISIRENKAHVNFNGIKIWTKLSDLEKAGKEKDKKEVRFSFRRKKEDYFRPEIKLIGKTKEEAIKELEQFIDRAILEGFTTVRVIHGYGTGVLRKAVREFLDRSPYSVKYEDAPYNEGGMGVTIVHIK comes from the coding sequence TTGTTAAAAACAAGACAGATGAGAAAAAAAGATTTAGAGATTTTAGAAGTCAATAGATTTTTAAAAGAGCTATCAGAGTTTACAATAAATGAAAAAACAAAAGAAAAAGTACTGTCTGTAAAACCAGAAATAGAAAAAAGCAGAGTAGAGAAAAAAGTTTTACTTACAAAAGAGTTTCTATCGGTTCTTGAAAAGGAAGGATACATTCCCCTCTCCGAGTATCCGGACATATCAGAGAGTTTGAACCTTTTATCTATACAGGATAGCGTTTTATCCTCTCAAGAAATACTTGATATAGCACAGATATTAAATATATCCCGTACATTAAAAAATTTTTTATCAGACAAAGTAAAATATACCCAGCATCTTTACAGGATATATAGAGAACTTTATTCATCGAGGGAAACAGAAAGAATAATCAAAGACAGTATTGATGAATCAGGAATGGTAAAAGATACTGCCAGTAGAGACCTTGCTGGAATAAGAAAAAGTATAAAAGATGTAGAAAAACAGATATTATCTATATTAGAAAACATAATCAATAATCAGAAATACAGCGATATCATACAGGAAAGATTAATAACAGTAAGAAGAGACAGATATGTGATACCGGTTAAACAGAACTTTTCTAAAAAGATACAGGGAATAATACAGGACAGATCATCATCTGGACAAACAGTTTATTTAGAGCCGGTTTCCGTTATAGAGCTGAATAACAGGCTATCTGATTTAAAATTGAGGGAGCATATTGAAGTAAGAAAAGTACTGAAATTCCTCACAGATATTTTGAGAGATAAGATCAATTCTATAAGGAAAACTTTTGAGGGAATTATACAGTTAGACTATCTGTACACTGTAGGAAAGTACTCAAAAAAATTCAGTGCAGTATTTCCCGAGTTTTCAGATAGATTTGAACTTTTAGAAGCCAGACATCCTCTGTTTCTTATTTTGGAAAAAGATTTTCATCCTATAGATATAAAAGTAAATAGAGGAGTTGTAATAACAGGGCCAAACACCGGCGGTAAAACAGTTGCATTAAAAACGGCAGGGCTAATGTCAATACTCGTTCAAAGTGGTATACCTGTTCCTGTTGCTGAAGGAAGTAAAATTCCCTTAGTCGATGGAGTGTTTGCAGATATTGGTGATATGCAGTCAATAGAGCAAAATCTTTCAACATTTTCTGCCCATATAGTAAACATTAAAGAGATTCTGGAAGAAATCACAGAAAACAGTTTAATTCTTCTTGATGAACTGATCCCAGGGACAGATCCAGATGAAGGCTCAGCTATAGGTATTGGAATTCTTGAAAAGTTAAAGAAAACCGGTTGTTTTATTATGGCAACAACACATTTTAAGCAGATAAAGATATATGCCCTGTCTGACGATTACTTTGATGTTGCTTCTGTAGGGTTTGACAGGGAAAAGCTATCCCCTACGTATACCATTCATTATAACTCTGTTGGAGAAAGTATGGCATTTTATATTGCAGAAAGATTAGGGTTTGATTTTGAGATATTGGAGACAGCCAGAAAATATGTAGACGAGACATATCTGAAATTTGAAAAAGCAATTAAAGAGTTAGAGTTCTACAAAACAAACTACGAATCAGAACTTTCAAAAGTAAAAGAACTAAAAAAGCAGTTAAAAGAAGAAAAAGAGAGATATGCAGAACTGTCTAAAGAATTGGAAGAGCAAAAGAAATCAAAATGGGAAATCGTTCAGAAAGAAGCTGAGGAGTATCTAAAAAATATCAGAAAAGAAGGATACAGGATACTTCAGGAAATAAAAACCTCAAAATCAGGAAAAAGGTTAGAGGAGTTTATAAAAGAAGAAAAAGGAAAAAGATTTATTCTGGAAAAGGAAGGAGAAACACCCCAGATAGACATAGGAGATAAAGTAAAATTAAAGGGAAAGAACACTACAGGAGAGGTAATATCTATTAGAGAAAACAAGGCACATGTCAATTTTAACGGTATAAAAATCTGGACTAAACTGTCAGATTTAGAGAAAGCAGGAAAAGAAAAAGATAAAAAAGAAGTAAGATTTTCTTTTAGAAGAAAAAAAGAAGATTATTTTAGACCTGAGATAAAACTGATAGGAAAAACAAAAGAAGAAGCAATAAAAGAGTTAGAGCAGTTTATTGATAGGGCTATTTTAGAAGGATTTACAACTGTCAGGGTAATTCACGGATACGGAACAGGAGTTCTGAGAAAAGCAGTTAGAGAGTTTTTAGACAGATCTCCATATAGCGTAAAATACGAGGATGCTCCTTACAATGAAGGAGGAATGGGAGTTACAATAGTACATATAAAATAG
- a CDS encoding type 1 glutamine amidotransferase domain-containing protein, producing MDGKKVAILLEDFVEDVEFVYPFYRFKEEGYIVDVLAPKVGEFKGKKGLTFHSTHRVDPENADRYIAVFIPGGYAPDRFRRDKETIEFIRQMYLKNKIVAAICHGPWALISAGIIKGKRVTGFFSIKDDIQNAGGIYTGKPVEVDGNIITATDPKAMPEMMKILTSILREKA from the coding sequence ATGGACGGAAAAAAAGTAGCTATACTTCTTGAAGATTTTGTTGAGGATGTAGAGTTTGTATATCCATTTTACAGATTTAAAGAAGAGGGTTATATCGTCGATGTTCTCGCTCCAAAGGTAGGAGAATTTAAAGGTAAAAAAGGTCTTACTTTCCACTCTACACACAGGGTAGATCCAGAAAATGCAGACCGGTATATAGCTGTTTTCATACCCGGAGGCTATGCTCCTGACAGATTTAGAAGAGATAAAGAAACTATAGAATTTATCAGGCAGATGTATCTGAAAAATAAAATTGTAGCGGCTATATGCCATGGACCATGGGCTCTAATATCAGCAGGTATAATAAAAGGTAAAAGAGTTACAGGATTTTTTTCTATAAAAGATGACATACAGAATGCAGGAGGGATATACACAGGGAAACCTGTAGAGGTCGATGGAAACATCATTACAGCTACAGACCCTAAAGCGATGCCAGAAATGATGAAAATACTAACCTCAATTCTCAGGGAGAAAGCATGA
- a CDS encoding ROK family protein, which yields MSVLGVDIGGTFIKFVAKSGNDIKKGKIPTEKSFVSITEEIKKLIKNFHPEVLGIGIAGLYDKKTGKLTASPNIRFLEGVELKEIFETEFGIPVVIENDASAAAYGEYVYGAGKNSQILICLTLGTGLGGGTVINGELLSGVSGSAMEIGHTTIDIEGWRCHCGRKGCLEAYVSSYGLERLYFFLTDQKLSSSEIITLANEGKLEAMKAIEDFSHYLSIGLMNILHIFNPDKIVIGGGIPEYYPAVIDLTVSNLKKIAFELPFRDLNISRAKLGEYSGAYGAMALADKKRKE from the coding sequence ATGAGCGTACTTGGAGTAGATATAGGAGGTACTTTTATTAAATTTGTTGCCAAATCAGGAAATGATATTAAAAAAGGGAAAATCCCTACAGAAAAATCTTTTGTAAGTATAACAGAAGAAATAAAAAAACTTATTAAAAATTTTCATCCTGAAGTTTTAGGCATAGGTATAGCCGGTCTTTACGACAAAAAAACTGGAAAGTTAACAGCATCTCCCAATATAAGATTTTTAGAAGGAGTGGAGCTAAAGGAGATATTTGAGACAGAGTTTGGCATCCCTGTTGTTATAGAAAACGATGCCTCTGCAGCAGCTTATGGAGAGTATGTATATGGAGCAGGAAAAAACAGTCAGATTTTGATCTGTCTAACGCTGGGTACAGGTCTTGGAGGAGGTACTGTAATAAACGGAGAACTTCTCAGTGGTGTCTCCGGCTCTGCAATGGAAATAGGACATACAACCATAGATATAGAAGGATGGAGATGTCACTGTGGCAGAAAAGGTTGTCTTGAAGCATACGTATCTTCATACGGTCTGGAAAGATTGTATTTCTTCCTGACAGACCAGAAACTCTCTTCTTCAGAGATAATAACTCTGGCAAATGAAGGAAAATTAGAAGCGATGAAAGCTATAGAAGACTTTTCTCATTATCTGTCTATAGGATTAATGAATATCCTCCATATCTTTAATCCTGATAAAATAGTGATAGGAGGAGGAATTCCAGAGTACTATCCGGCTGTTATAGATCTTACAGTTTCTAATCTTAAGAAGATAGCCTTTGAACTTCCCTTTAGAGATCTTAATATATCCAGAGCAAAATTAGGCGAATACAGCGGAGCTTATGGAGCTATGGCTCTGGCAGACAAAAAGAGAAAAGAATGA
- a CDS encoding NAD(P)H-dependent glycerol-3-phosphate dehydrogenase, whose amino-acid sequence MEFKNLSVLGSGSWGTALAQAFSKKFQNVYIWGRNQDVIDSINRYKENKKYLPNIKLSENIEASTDIYEVFGKGDIIIVAIPTQSIREVLKKIDFPVKKPVISASKGIEIESLKLISEIIYETLSIERDLIFVLSGPSFAKEVAVGLPTAVTLAGNSKLGEKLQNHMNTTSFRLYLNEDIIGVQIGGAVKNVIAIATGASDGLDLGNNARAGLITRGLFEMTKIAKLFGGNPQTLYGLSGMGDLVLTATGELSRNRTFGFLLGKGLSVDKALKEVGQVVEGAKTVKAIHRLITEKKIELPISEVVYRVIYEKLSPKEAVRILMNRQPKREEF is encoded by the coding sequence ATGGAGTTTAAAAATCTTTCTGTTTTAGGTAGCGGCAGCTGGGGGACAGCTCTTGCACAGGCTTTCTCTAAAAAGTTCCAGAATGTGTATATATGGGGGAGAAATCAAGATGTTATTGATTCCATCAATCGCTATAAGGAAAATAAAAAATATCTTCCTAATATCAAACTTTCAGAAAATATAGAGGCGTCTACAGATATATATGAGGTATTTGGTAAAGGAGATATCATTATAGTTGCTATTCCTACACAGAGTATAAGAGAAGTTTTGAAGAAAATAGATTTTCCTGTAAAAAAACCTGTAATTTCTGCATCTAAAGGAATAGAGATAGAAAGTCTAAAACTTATATCTGAGATTATATATGAAACTCTTAGTATAGAAAGAGATTTAATCTTTGTTCTTTCTGGTCCTTCCTTTGCAAAAGAAGTGGCTGTAGGTCTTCCGACAGCTGTCACGCTGGCAGGTAATAGTAAACTGGGGGAAAAACTACAAAACCATATGAATACAACATCTTTCAGACTTTATTTAAATGAAGATATTATAGGTGTACAGATAGGTGGAGCGGTAAAAAATGTTATTGCTATAGCCACAGGGGCGAGTGATGGTCTTGACTTAGGTAATAATGCAAGAGCAGGCCTTATAACCAGAGGATTATTCGAGATGACAAAAATAGCGAAACTGTTTGGAGGTAACCCCCAGACCCTTTACGGTCTTTCAGGAATGGGAGATCTTGTTCTTACAGCAACAGGAGAATTATCCAGAAATAGAACTTTTGGATTTTTGCTGGGAAAAGGTCTTTCTGTTGATAAAGCCCTTAAAGAAGTCGGTCAGGTTGTTGAAGGGGCAAAAACAGTAAAAGCCATACACAGACTTATTACCGAAAAAAAGATTGAACTACCTATATCTGAGGTGGTTTACAGAGTCATTTATGAAAAACTTTCCCCTAAGGAAGCTGTCAGGATACTTATGAATAGACAACCAAAAAGAGAGGAGTTTTAG
- a CDS encoding energy transducer TonB — MEIYFQNSSYLNKKVLIISLLIGLVVNLMFLGFLEFFTTNVEPVQVKEPKIKYIKLKQPVKKKIKKTVKKKIQKKKKVVRKNTQKPKASSGKKVSKNPSVPALTPVLPEIENITEKEITLPEKEVDIGEFSDIPAETGKIKEFKAITVGEFNPTFGTELSKFDKTAEGTALGRKLLYKPPPPVIKTTVPPPSVKVKLWIRKDGTVYKVQLLETTGNKKIDQKIKEYVQSWKFNEIDRDEKQWAITTIRFKTM, encoded by the coding sequence ATGGAAATTTATTTTCAAAACAGCAGTTATCTCAATAAGAAAGTACTAATTATATCACTACTGATTGGTCTTGTTGTCAATCTTATGTTCCTTGGTTTTTTGGAATTTTTTACCACAAATGTAGAGCCTGTACAGGTAAAAGAACCAAAAATAAAATATATAAAGCTAAAACAACCTGTTAAGAAAAAGATTAAGAAAACTGTAAAGAAAAAAATTCAGAAAAAGAAAAAAGTTGTCAGAAAGAATACGCAAAAACCAAAAGCGTCTTCAGGGAAAAAAGTAAGTAAAAACCCGTCGGTTCCTGCACTTACCCCTGTACTTCCAGAGATAGAAAATATTACTGAAAAAGAAATAACACTTCCTGAAAAAGAAGTAGACATAGGTGAGTTTTCCGATATACCAGCTGAAACAGGCAAAATAAAAGAGTTTAAGGCGATAACAGTAGGAGAGTTTAATCCTACATTTGGAACAGAACTATCAAAATTTGATAAAACAGCTGAAGGAACAGCATTAGGAAGAAAACTTCTTTACAAACCTCCACCTCCTGTTATAAAAACTACAGTACCTCCTCCATCTGTAAAAGTAAAACTATGGATAAGAAAAGACGGAACTGTGTACAAAGTCCAACTCCTTGAAACTACAGGAAATAAAAAAATAGATCAAAAAATAAAAGAGTATGTCCAGAGCTGGAAGTTTAATGAGATAGACAGAGATGAAAAACAGTGGGCTATAACCACTATAAGATTTAAAACAATGTAA
- a CDS encoding ABC transporter permease: protein MGRFLNLLKQSLIAVKAYKLRTFFSLLGIAFGVASLSIIVAAVQGSYYRAYEIIDVFGPESILVFSGSREERGIRQRKKTLTMKDIEVLKQNIPQIKLIMPVLYIDDAQVYYKGNIITTKVYGVSTQFEEAWNWYLIEGRMFNRKELETKKNVCVIGLYIKQELFKNEEAVGKMIVVNRLPCKVLGVLSRRGTTPTGRNLDDRILMPYTTVMAKINHDFIYVNSIRIRFEKGSDVEKLVEKVRQILRQNHHLRPEQSDDFFILSPTEIIRFLVNLTGTLVLFLGLSSVISLTVGGFVLANLFLLSVNERKKEIGIRRAVGAKKSDILLQFIIEAVMITVIGSVLGFLLAFVGAHFLTKIAQFPIKFSFVAFGFAVFVSVIVGLLSVLNPALKAARLNPIEAIRE, encoded by the coding sequence ATGGGAAGATTTCTTAATTTACTGAAACAGTCTTTAATTGCTGTCAAAGCTTATAAGTTAAGAACCTTTTTTTCTCTTCTTGGAATAGCTTTTGGCGTAGCATCTCTGTCTATTATAGTTGCTGCTGTTCAGGGTTCGTATTACAGAGCTTATGAAATAATTGATGTTTTTGGCCCTGAAAGTATTCTTGTATTTAGCGGTTCAAGAGAAGAAAGGGGTATTAGACAGAGAAAAAAAACACTTACTATGAAAGATATAGAAGTTCTAAAACAGAACATTCCCCAGATAAAACTGATAATGCCTGTCCTGTATATAGACGATGCTCAGGTTTATTACAAAGGAAATATAATAACAACAAAAGTTTACGGCGTTTCTACACAGTTTGAAGAAGCGTGGAACTGGTATCTAATAGAAGGGAGAATGTTTAACAGAAAAGAGTTAGAGACAAAGAAAAATGTATGTGTTATAGGTCTCTACATAAAACAGGAGCTTTTTAAAAATGAGGAAGCTGTAGGAAAGATGATCGTTGTAAACAGACTACCGTGTAAGGTACTCGGTGTACTTTCAAGAAGGGGAACAACTCCTACAGGAAGAAATCTTGATGACAGGATACTTATGCCTTATACCACTGTAATGGCAAAAATCAACCATGATTTTATATATGTAAACTCAATAAGAATCAGATTTGAAAAGGGTTCTGATGTTGAAAAGCTCGTTGAAAAAGTAAGGCAGATACTAAGGCAAAATCACCATCTTAGGCCTGAACAGTCTGATGATTTTTTTATCCTCTCTCCAACAGAGATAATCAGATTTCTTGTTAACCTGACAGGAACTCTTGTACTTTTTCTGGGACTTTCATCTGTTATATCCCTTACTGTAGGAGGGTTTGTACTTGCAAATCTCTTTTTACTGTCTGTGAATGAAAGAAAAAAAGAGATAGGGATAAGGAGAGCTGTAGGTGCTAAAAAAAGTGATATCTTGTTACAGTTTATTATTGAAGCTGTAATGATAACAGTAATAGGCTCTGTTTTAGGATTTCTCCTTGCATTTGTAGGCGCACATTTCCTTACAAAAATAGCCCAGTTCCCGATAAAATTTTCCTTTGTTGCATTTGGATTCGCTGTTTTCGTTTCAGTAATTGTAGGGCTGTTGTCTGTTTTAAATCCAGCTTTAAAAGCAGCCAGACTTAACCCGATTGAGGCAATAAGGGAATGA
- a CDS encoding ABC transporter permease has protein sequence MSHKFFLIIAVIARIFKEYRLRSALSILGVAFGTFALITMVSVSYSLKEKSRLEVEKFGKNLVVVKSGKIRVFRRHSRSITTAKTLKISDALAIKQQIDHVVKVLPSFHISYPIRRKGTTIFSTIIGVGREYPEIRNINVEEGRFYTEKEEKTGEKVIVLGYKIARDFFGKEDPVGKTILIFRVPCKVIGVMEEKGSDVSGEDQDILIYTPLKTAMRRLANVDYINTIYIQVDKKENIPFVKRKIRELLRKRHHIKKGEKDDFTVLSPDDYLRMETEAIHIFSILGGVSAAISFIIGGIGILSIMILIVNERIEEIGIRRAVGAKKSDILLQFLLESAFISISGGLSGAILGTFLSVLIFSVFSLPYTLSLQWIIFSFSLSVLTGILAGLYPAVRASGIKPVEALRRT, from the coding sequence ATGAGTCATAAGTTTTTCTTGATTATTGCTGTTATAGCAAGGATATTTAAAGAGTACAGGCTGAGGTCTGCCCTTTCTATATTAGGAGTTGCATTTGGAACCTTTGCTCTTATAACGATGGTTTCGGTCTCTTATTCTTTGAAAGAAAAAAGCAGACTTGAAGTAGAAAAGTTCGGAAAAAATCTCGTTGTTGTAAAGTCCGGTAAGATCAGGGTTTTCAGAAGACATTCAAGAAGTATCACAACGGCAAAAACACTGAAGATATCAGATGCCTTAGCTATAAAACAGCAGATAGACCATGTTGTAAAAGTTCTACCTTCTTTCCATATATCGTATCCTATAAGGAGAAAAGGAACTACAATATTTTCAACCATAATAGGAGTAGGCAGAGAATACCCAGAGATAAGAAACATAAATGTAGAAGAAGGTAGGTTTTATACAGAAAAAGAAGAGAAAACAGGAGAAAAGGTAATAGTCTTAGGTTACAAAATAGCCAGAGATTTTTTTGGTAAAGAAGATCCTGTTGGAAAAACGATTCTTATTTTTAGGGTTCCATGTAAGGTAATAGGTGTGATGGAGGAGAAAGGCTCTGATGTTTCAGGAGAAGATCAGGATATTCTTATATACACTCCCCTGAAAACTGCGATGAGAAGACTTGCAAATGTAGACTACATAAACACCATATACATTCAGGTAGATAAAAAGGAAAATATCCCTTTTGTAAAGAGAAAGATAAGAGAGCTTCTGAGAAAAAGACATCACATCAAAAAAGGGGAAAAGGATGATTTTACGGTTTTATCTCCAGATGACTATCTGAGAATGGAAACAGAGGCTATACATATTTTCAGCATTCTTGGAGGAGTATCTGCAGCGATATCTTTTATTATCGGAGGTATAGGAATACTCTCTATAATGATACTTATTGTTAATGAGAGAATAGAAGAGATAGGGATAAGGAGAGCTGTAGGTGCTAAAAAAAGTGATATCTTGTTACAGTTTTTACTTGAATCGGCCTTTATATCAATATCAGGAGGCTTGTCTGGTGCTATTTTAGGAACTTTCCTATCTGTTCTTATTTTTTCCGTTTTTAGCCTTCCGTATACACTGTCTCTACAGTGGATAATTTTCTCTTTCAGTCTATCTGTCTTAACAGGAATTCTCGCAGGGCTGTATCCAGCAGTCAGGGCTTCCGGTATAAAACCGGTAGAAGCACTTAGAAGGACATAA